One stretch of Roseovarius mucosus DNA includes these proteins:
- the pyrC gene encoding dihydroorotase, translating into MSQILTLRRPDDWHLHLRDGAMLRAVLPETTRHFARAIVMPNLVPPVVTAQDAAAYRARIMAAMPEGAEFTPLMTLYLTENTDPEDVAAAHASGLVTAVKLYPAGATTNSASGVRDFDKVRAVLEKMAEIGLPLCVHGEVTDPSVDIFDREAVFIDRVLDPVRRATPGLRVVMEHITTANGVDYVRAHDRDLGATITTHHLVINRNHILVGGIKPHYYCLPVAKREEHRLALRAAATSGDARFFLGTDSAPHIDPLKESACGCAGCFTATNTMSILAHVFEEEGALAQLEAFTSLNGPAFYGLPANETTLTLTKGDPVTYPQKIDTADGPVTVFDPGFPLDWHAT; encoded by the coding sequence ATGAGCCAGATCCTGACCCTCCGCCGCCCCGACGATTGGCACCTGCATCTGCGCGATGGCGCGATGCTGCGCGCCGTCCTGCCTGAAACCACGCGGCATTTTGCGCGCGCCATCGTGATGCCCAATCTGGTGCCGCCAGTGGTCACGGCGCAGGATGCCGCCGCCTACCGCGCGCGGATCATGGCCGCGATGCCCGAGGGCGCGGAGTTCACCCCGCTGATGACCCTTTACCTCACCGAAAACACCGACCCCGAGGATGTGGCCGCCGCCCATGCCAGCGGGCTTGTGACGGCGGTCAAACTTTACCCCGCCGGTGCCACCACCAATTCCGCAAGCGGTGTGCGCGATTTTGACAAAGTGCGCGCCGTGCTCGAGAAAATGGCCGAAATCGGCCTGCCGCTCTGCGTGCATGGCGAGGTGACGGACCCCAGCGTTGACATCTTTGACCGCGAGGCGGTCTTTATCGACCGTGTGCTCGATCCCGTGCGCCGCGCCACCCCCGGTTTGCGCGTGGTGATGGAACATATCACCACCGCCAATGGCGTGGACTACGTGCGCGCCCATGACCGCGATCTTGGGGCCACGATCACCACCCATCACCTTGTGATCAACCGCAACCATATCCTCGTGGGCGGGATCAAGCCGCATTACTACTGCCTGCCCGTGGCCAAGCGCGAAGAGCACCGCCTTGCCCTGCGCGCCGCCGCGACCTCTGGCGATGCGCGCTTTTTCCTGGGCACCGACAGCGCGCCGCATATCGACCCGCTCAAGGAAAGCGCCTGTGGCTGCGCGGGCTGTTTCACCGCCACCAACACGATGTCCATCCTTGCGCATGTGTTCGAAGAAGAGGGCGCGCTTGCGCAGCTTGAGGCCTTTACATCCCTCAACGGCCCTGCCTTCTATGGCCTGCCCGCCAATGAGACCACGCTGACCCTGACCAAAGGCGATCCGGTCACATACCCCCAAAAGATCGACACCGCCGACGGGCCCGTCACCGTCTTTGACCCCGGATTCCCGCTCGACTGGCACGCCACTTAA
- a CDS encoding REP-associated tyrosine transposase, whose protein sequence is MSNYIRPQIAGACVFFTVTLANRHSQLLTREIAALRAAVRRTKAERPFAIDAWVVLPDHMHCVWTLPDGDRDFSTRWSVIKARFSRAMPPTPRRPSHAARREHGIWQRRFWEHHLRSEADKTAAIRYCWINPVKHGLADRPEAWPYSSIHRDGPADWP, encoded by the coding sequence ATGTCCAATTACATCCGCCCCCAGATTGCCGGGGCCTGCGTCTTTTTCACCGTGACGCTCGCCAACCGACACTCACAGCTGCTCACCCGCGAAATCGCAGCTTTGCGCGCGGCGGTCCGGCGCACCAAAGCCGAACGGCCCTTTGCGATTGACGCTTGGGTTGTGCTGCCCGACCATATGCACTGTGTCTGGACCCTGCCGGACGGTGATAGGGATTTCTCGACCCGCTGGAGCGTGATCAAAGCCCGGTTCTCGCGCGCCATGCCCCCCACACCGCGCCGCCCCAGCCACGCAGCCCGGCGCGAACATGGCATCTGGCAGCGGCGGTTCTGGGAACATCATCTCCGCAGCGAAGCGGACAAAACCGCCGCAATCCGCTATTGCTGGATCAACCCGGTCAAACATGGGTTGGCCGACCGCCCCGAGGCTTGGCCCTATTCCTCGATCCACCGCGACGGCCCCGCCGATTGGCCCTAG
- the thyX gene encoding FAD-dependent thymidylate synthase yields the protein MPLSPDQKAEIDAQRAQSHSTLRATAAGMEQHLYTAYPVLDHGFVRVIDYMGDDAAIVQAARVSYGAGTKHVQNDEGLIRYLMRHWHSTPFEMCELKLHVKLPVFVARQWIRHRTANVNEYSARYSILDREFYIPAPDMLAAQSTTNNQGRGAALEGEEAQRVLRILTEDAMRCYDHYEGMISQEGQQGLARELARMNLPANIYTQWYWKVDLHNLLHFLRLRADAHAQYEIRVYAEEICRLVADWVPYAYKAFEDYRMGGANLSAPALECVRRMLKGEVVTQETSGMSKGEWREFEGVMNGPA from the coding sequence ATGCCCCTCTCTCCTGACCAAAAGGCCGAAATCGACGCGCAGCGCGCTCAGAGCCATAGCACCCTGCGCGCCACGGCGGCGGGGATGGAACAGCATCTCTACACCGCCTATCCGGTGCTTGATCACGGCTTTGTCCGGGTGATCGACTATATGGGTGATGATGCCGCCATCGTGCAGGCGGCGCGCGTGAGTTATGGCGCGGGCACCAAACATGTGCAGAATGATGAGGGGCTTATTCGCTATCTCATGCGGCACTGGCATTCGACGCCGTTCGAGATGTGCGAATTGAAGCTGCATGTGAAACTGCCGGTATTCGTGGCGCGGCAGTGGATCCGGCATCGCACCGCCAATGTGAATGAATATTCCGCGCGCTATTCGATATTGGATCGTGAGTTCTACATTCCCGCGCCCGATATGCTGGCGGCGCAATCGACCACCAACAATCAGGGGCGGGGGGCCGCGCTTGAGGGCGAGGAGGCGCAGCGCGTGTTGCGCATCCTGACCGAGGATGCGATGCGCTGCTATGACCATTACGAGGGCATGATTTCGCAAGAGGGCCAGCAGGGGCTGGCGCGGGAATTGGCGCGGATGAACCTGCCCGCCAATATCTATACGCAATGGTATTGGAAGGTGGATCTGCACAACCTTTTGCATTTCCTGCGCCTGCGCGCGGATGCCCATGCGCAATATGAAATCCGGGTCTATGCCGAGGAGATTTGCCGCCTTGTGGCCGATTGGGTGCCCTATGCCTATAAGGCGTTCGAGGATTACCGCATGGGCGGGGCGAATTTGTCTGCCCCCGCGCTGGAGTGCGTGCGGCGGATGCTGAAAGGCGAGGTCGTGACGCAAGAGACCTCGGGCATGAGCAAGGGGGAATGGCGGGAGTTTGAGGGGGTTATGAACGGTCCGGCGTAG
- a CDS encoding transferrin-binding protein-like solute binding protein — MKHIVAGLMAAALLGGCGGGGSSNPFDGRGEDDDTTTPPPAGSSVPAEIAQDVTGVAFDPVTQTLTVEGLSFDGTTDPVTYNRAAALDVPGYQAYTIQQDGASRHSTAFAAQSQTSGAVTAGVAATGGPRNRFFTGAFFERTGSYTQPTSGEVVYTGRYVGITNLDSQGGDLLPPPAGLAPELIPTQAASTQGDVVLRANFGDRQIEGNIINRRLSETPGGVVIDLPSLVLINAEITEGGTFSGTVEYDQSAFPADRVTGTSIGSSAGVFGGTGATEVAGGIKLNEFDGPGNPLGLNNELETGIFVLDR, encoded by the coding sequence ATGAAACACATCGTGGCAGGCCTGATGGCCGCTGCCCTGTTGGGCGGCTGTGGGGGTGGCGGATCGTCCAACCCGTTCGACGGTCGAGGCGAAGACGACGACACCACCACACCGCCCCCTGCGGGCAGCAGCGTGCCGGCCGAAATCGCACAGGATGTAACCGGGGTCGCATTCGATCCCGTGACCCAGACACTGACCGTCGAAGGGCTTTCTTTTGACGGCACGACTGACCCGGTTACCTATAACCGCGCCGCAGCGCTCGACGTGCCGGGCTATCAAGCCTACACAATCCAGCAAGACGGCGCATCCCGCCACAGCACCGCCTTTGCCGCCCAAAGCCAGACCTCGGGTGCCGTGACTGCCGGGGTTGCCGCCACCGGCGGGCCGCGCAACCGCTTCTTTACTGGGGCCTTCTTTGAGAGAACCGGCAGTTACACCCAGCCGACAAGTGGCGAGGTGGTCTATACTGGCCGCTATGTTGGCATAACCAACCTTGACTCCCAAGGGGGCGACTTGCTGCCACCCCCCGCCGGACTTGCCCCGGAACTGATCCCCACCCAGGCCGCATCGACCCAAGGCGATGTGGTGCTGCGCGCGAATTTCGGGGATCGCCAGATCGAGGGCAATATCATCAACCGGCGCCTCTCCGAAACACCGGGTGGCGTCGTGATTGATTTGCCGTCGCTCGTTCTGATCAACGCAGAGATCACCGAGGGCGGCACGTTCAGTGGCACGGTTGAATACGATCAATCCGCCTTTCCCGCCGACCGTGTGACCGGCACCAGTATTGGTTCTTCCGCCGGCGTATTTGGCGGCACCGGCGCAACAGAAGTTGCTGGCGGGATCAAACTCAACGAATTCGACGGGCCGGGCAATCCGCTCGGACTGAACAACGAACTGGAAACCGGAATCTTCGTGCTTGATCGCTAG
- a CDS encoding VOC family protein: MRIKYLHTMVRVKDLEATQQFFALLGLKETRRWDNEGGRFTLVFMAPEGQEDCPVELTYNWDGDEGLPSDSRHFGHLAYATSNIYDLCQHLMDNGVTINRPPRDGRMAFVRSPDNISVELLQEGDALPPAEPWASMENIGHW, from the coding sequence ATGCGCATCAAATACCTGCACACGATGGTCCGGGTCAAAGACCTTGAGGCGACACAACAGTTCTTTGCCCTTCTCGGGCTCAAGGAAACCCGCCGTTGGGATAATGAGGGCGGGCGCTTTACGCTCGTGTTCATGGCCCCCGAAGGACAAGAGGACTGCCCGGTCGAACTGACCTATAATTGGGATGGCGACGAGGGCCTGCCCTCGGACAGCCGGCATTTCGGCCATCTTGCCTATGCAACCAGCAATATCTATGACCTCTGCCAGCACCTGATGGACAATGGCGTCACCATCAACCGCCCCCCGCGCGACGGGCGCATGGCCTTTGTGCGCAGCCCCGACAATATCTCGGTCGAGCTTTTGCAAGAGGGCGACGCCCTGCCCCCGGCAGAGCCATGGGCCAGCATGGAGAATATCGGCCATTGGTAA
- a CDS encoding DUF1194 domain-containing protein, translated as MGQHGEYRPLVRLAACLLAASLAAPAQGACRLALVLALDVSSSVDDAEYGLQRVGLASALNAPDIREAILRGGSGDVALAVYEWSGRFQDKLHLDWTFLRNDADITGAVAVLAGMQRSTSDYPTGLGSALGYGAALMARGPRCDRQVIDVSGDGVNNQGFGPDLAYKHFPFDNITVNGLVIEGHDQQVTQYYRREVLRGPGAFLEIAQGFEDFERAMSRKLYREINDLMLGALPHPTPHTLPQ; from the coding sequence ATGGGCCAGCATGGAGAATATCGGCCATTGGTAAGGCTCGCGGCCTGTCTTCTGGCCGCAAGCCTTGCGGCACCGGCGCAGGGTGCGTGCCGCCTTGCGCTGGTGCTCGCGCTTGATGTGTCCTCGTCGGTCGATGACGCGGAATATGGGCTGCAGCGGGTCGGGCTTGCCTCGGCGCTGAACGCGCCTGACATCCGCGAGGCCATCCTGCGCGGCGGGTCGGGCGATGTGGCGCTGGCGGTCTATGAGTGGAGCGGCCGCTTTCAGGACAAGCTGCATCTCGATTGGACGTTCTTGCGCAACGATGCCGACATCACCGGCGCAGTGGCGGTGCTGGCGGGCATGCAGCGCTCGACCAGCGATTATCCCACCGGCCTTGGCTCGGCGTTGGGCTATGGGGCGGCTCTCATGGCGCGCGGCCCCCGCTGCGATCGTCAGGTGATCGACGTCTCGGGCGACGGGGTCAACAATCAGGGCTTCGGCCCGGATCTGGCCTACAAACATTTCCCCTTTGACAACATCACTGTGAATGGTCTGGTCATCGAAGGGCACGATCAGCAGGTCACGCAATACTACCGCCGCGAGGTGCTGCGTGGTCCGGGGGCTTTTCTCGAAATCGCCCAAGGGTTCGAGGATTTCGAGCGCGCCATGTCGCGCAAACTCTACCGCGAAATCAACGATCTCATGCTGGGTGCCCTGCCCCATCCCACGCCCCACACCCTACCTCAATAG
- a CDS encoding MarR family winged helix-turn-helix transcriptional regulator, translating into MSYHSPLTTSAVQSAFISSYLDALSLVERLHRLLLDVIKDEFERVGVLEINAVQALLLFNIGDHEVTAGELKTRGYYQGSNVSYNLKKLVDMGYMHHQRCEADRRSVRVRLTEKGRTIRDLVGDLFARHAEGLEGRGVLGPDGIDQITASLRRVERYWTDQIRYIY; encoded by the coding sequence ATGAGCTATCACAGCCCCCTGACGACGAGCGCTGTCCAAAGTGCCTTTATCAGCAGCTACCTAGACGCGCTATCGCTGGTGGAGCGTTTGCACCGGCTTTTGCTGGATGTCATCAAGGACGAGTTCGAGCGCGTCGGCGTGTTGGAAATCAACGCGGTGCAGGCGCTGTTGCTGTTCAATATCGGTGACCACGAGGTGACAGCCGGTGAGCTGAAGACGCGCGGCTATTATCAGGGCAGCAATGTCAGTTACAACCTCAAGAAGCTGGTGGATATGGGCTATATGCACCACCAGCGTTGCGAGGCGGATCGCCGGTCTGTGCGGGTGCGACTGACCGAAAAGGGGCGCACGATCCGCGATCTTGTCGGCGATCTTTTTGCGCGGCATGCCGAGGGGCTGGAGGGGCGCGGCGTGCTGGGCCCCGATGGGATTGACCAGATCACCGCCTCGTTGCGGCGGGTCGAGCGCTATTGGACCGATCAGATCCGCTATATCTATTGA
- a CDS encoding succinate dehydrogenase assembly factor 2, with product MSDTPVEAPGAADEPPAHRIKRLRMRAMRRGIKEMDIILSRYAEARLGAMDAAALDGFDALLCENDQDLYQWVTGQAAPPAQFAPLVAEIAAEASGGK from the coding sequence GTGAGTGACACGCCTGTAGAGGCGCCCGGCGCCGCCGACGAGCCGCCCGCCCACCGGATCAAGCGCCTGCGGATGCGGGCCATGCGCCGGGGGATCAAGGAAATGGACATTATCCTGAGCCGCTATGCCGAGGCGCGGCTGGGGGCGATGGATGCGGCCGCACTTGACGGGTTTGATGCGCTGTTGTGCGAAAACGATCAGGATCTTTATCAATGGGTCACGGGCCAAGCCGCGCCACCGGCGCAGTTCGCCCCCTTGGTGGCAGAGATCGCGGCAGAGGCCAGCGGGGGAAAGTAG
- a CDS encoding helix-turn-helix domain-containing protein has translation MTADNTDGWFDPDATTFGDRVTGARERSGMSQSDLAKRLGVKLKTLKAWENDLSEPRANKLSMMAGMLNVSLLWLLSGEGEGPGAPEMGELSRDVMDMLTEIRDIRAQMTRATDRLGRLEKTLRAKLREEAGE, from the coding sequence ATGACCGCAGACAACACCGACGGCTGGTTCGATCCCGATGCCACCACCTTTGGCGACCGTGTGACCGGCGCGCGCGAGCGCTCTGGCATGAGCCAGTCTGATCTGGCGAAGCGGCTGGGCGTCAAGCTCAAGACGCTGAAGGCGTGGGAGAATGACCTGTCGGAGCCACGGGCCAACAAGCTGTCGATGATGGCGGGGATGCTCAATGTCTCGCTTTTGTGGCTGTTGTCGGGTGAGGGCGAGGGGCCGGGCGCGCCCGAGATGGGCGAGCTGTCGCGCGATGTGATGGATATGCTGACCGAGATCCGCGACATCCGTGCGCAGATGACCCGCGCGACCGACCGTCTGGGGCGGCTGGAAAAGACGCTGCGCGCCAAATTGCGGGAGGAGGCCGGTGAGTGA
- a CDS encoding pyridoxal phosphate-dependent aminotransferase, with amino-acid sequence MSRLSATLSRVKPSPTIAVTTKAQELKAAGRDVIGLGAGEPDFATPAHIRAAGIRAIEEGKTKYTAVDGIPELKAAICAKFKRDNGLDYVPAQVSVASGGKQILYNALMATLNPGDEVLIPAPYWVSYPDMVLLAGGEPVIAPAGIETGFKLTPEALEAAITPKTRWFIFNSPSNPTGAGYTWDELKDLTDVLMRHPHVWIMTDDMYEHLAYDGFEFCTPAQVEPALYDRTLTCNGVSKAYCMTGWRIGYAAGPQDLIGAMRKIQSQSTSNPCTISQWAAVEALNGSHDFIAENNAVFARRRDLVVAMLNEIEGMECPTPNGAFYVYPSIAGLIGKTSAGGAKIADDEAFATALLEETGVAVVFGAAFGLSPNFRISYATSDDALKEACTRIQTFCKGLT; translated from the coding sequence ATGTCCCGCCTTTCCGCGACATTGTCGCGTGTCAAACCCTCGCCCACCATCGCCGTGACCACCAAGGCACAGGAACTCAAGGCAGCCGGGCGCGACGTGATCGGGCTGGGGGCTGGAGAGCCGGATTTCGCCACGCCCGCACATATCCGCGCCGCGGGCATCCGCGCCATCGAAGAGGGCAAGACCAAATACACCGCCGTTGACGGTATCCCGGAATTGAAGGCCGCAATCTGCGCCAAGTTCAAGCGCGACAACGGGCTCGACTATGTGCCAGCCCAGGTCAGCGTCGCATCAGGCGGCAAGCAAATCCTCTACAATGCCCTCATGGCCACGCTCAATCCCGGCGACGAGGTGCTGATCCCCGCGCCCTATTGGGTCAGCTACCCCGACATGGTGCTCTTGGCAGGCGGCGAGCCGGTGATTGCCCCTGCGGGCATCGAAACCGGGTTCAAACTGACGCCAGAGGCGCTCGAGGCCGCGATCACACCCAAAACCCGTTGGTTCATCTTCAACTCGCCCAGCAACCCCACCGGGGCAGGCTATACCTGGGATGAATTGAAGGATCTGACCGACGTTTTGATGCGTCATCCCCATGTCTGGATCATGACCGACGATATGTATGAGCATCTCGCCTATGACGGCTTTGAATTCTGCACCCCCGCTCAGGTGGAACCAGCGCTTTATGATCGAACGCTGACCTGCAATGGTGTCTCCAAGGCCTATTGCATGACCGGCTGGCGGATTGGCTATGCGGCAGGTCCGCAAGACCTGATTGGGGCCATGCGCAAGATCCAGTCGCAGAGCACGTCGAACCCCTGCACCATCAGCCAATGGGCGGCGGTCGAGGCGCTGAACGGCAGCCATGATTTCATCGCCGAGAACAACGCCGTCTTTGCCCGCCGCCGTGATCTGGTGGTGGCGATGCTCAATGAGATCGAGGGCATGGAATGCCCCACCCCCAACGGGGCCTTTTACGTCTATCCCTCCATTGCCGGGCTGATCGGCAAGACCAGCGCGGGCGGGGCCAAGATCGCCGATGACGAGGCCTTTGCCACGGCCCTTCTGGAGGAAACCGGCGTCGCCGTGGTGTTCGGCGCAGCCTTTGGGCTATCCCCGAATTTCCGGATCAGCTATGCAACCTCTGATGACGCGCTGAAAGAGGCATGCACGCGGATTCAGACGTTCTGTAAAGGGCTGACATGA
- a CDS encoding bleomycin resistance protein — protein MTTGKITANLPSRDFDATERFYAMLGFQTEFRNAGWMILSREGMTVEFFPHPDLNPGTSCFSACLRLPEIDSLHAEWRGATDLPDTRNAIPRLTDPFTLANAPRMFALVDPDGSLWRVLESA, from the coding sequence ATGACCACAGGCAAGATAACCGCAAACCTGCCCAGCCGGGATTTCGATGCAACCGAGCGCTTTTACGCGATGCTCGGCTTTCAGACCGAATTCCGCAATGCAGGCTGGATGATCCTGAGCCGGGAGGGCATGACGGTCGAGTTTTTCCCGCATCCCGATCTGAACCCCGGCACCAGTTGCTTTTCCGCCTGCCTGCGTCTGCCCGAGATTGACAGCCTGCATGCCGAATGGCGCGGCGCCACGGATCTGCCCGACACGCGCAACGCCATCCCGCGATTGACCGATCCTTTCACCCTTGCGAATGCGCCCCGAATGTTTGCGCTGGTCGATCCCGACGGTTCGCTCTGGCGCGTTCTGGAAAGTGCCTGA